In Silene latifolia isolate original U9 population chromosome 3, ASM4854445v1, whole genome shotgun sequence, a single window of DNA contains:
- the LOC141647352 gene encoding uncharacterized protein LOC141647352: MNFPSILCPLFFIFAWTQSTSVSSQCLDDEKSLLLQLRIGLNFNHSFSTKLVTWNQTKDCCKWSGIQCNNTNNRVIGLDLSNEAITRGIDNLSPLFHLKNLQTLNLAYNPVLGYIPSAIGNLSSLTYLNLSHTSFKGQVPLEISQLFNLVILDISMQVFPMISPLFIKNPNLEMIFRNLTNVRELYLDGIAILAKGDKWGEQISSSLPRLQVLSMAGCNLTGGIHHSLAKLGSLSVISLDFNNLAAQVPDFLAGFTNLTVLTMNDCGLTGTFPKTIFEVPTLITLAVQANQDLQGSLPHSISKKMKNLDLAECSFQGSIPPSIGSLKELESLDLSYNNFSGTIPSFSSAKYLNFLELSNNSLSGTIPSSVFSKDSDLQFLDLSFNSLEGPIPESIFQVTGLGVLDLGWNRLNGTLHLHEILPLLANLDTLELSHNYLTIDTEGVTTDNSSLPLLGYLGLASGNLHAVPEFIENQPYLWNIDLSNNQIQGRIPRWVWKDNLYQLNLSRNNFVDLKIPSSAELSNLQILDLHSNNLQGQLPSLPSVAPLQYLDLSNNSFVTTINRDIGNFLSSAQFISLAGNNIYGSIPESLCNASILQVLDLSDNDLNGTIPVCLIKMTQSLAVLNLRGNALHGAIPDEFGENCTLETLNFNMNAFHGKLPGSLAKCKSLKVLDLGNNRLTDTFPCHLKSISSLQVLVLRSNQLHGSVICPRPNSLWPLLQIIDLASNHFSGQPSKLFFGKSMMTTTNGTNSKANSVQYYNRSTIFQYYRDEVTVTYKGFEFQLQKILTIFTSIDLSSNDFHGNLPKELGNMNALKVLNLSHNGLSGEIPRSIGNLSQLESLDLCCNSLTGHIPQQLASLSFLGYLNLSFNNLVGQIPTSTQLQSFDPSSYEGNPGLYNAPITPAGKIRPGSSPSSLNGSHWSHKSEVTWMLSGAAVGYALGITVFFGPLLCIKRLRDWYNYHVDILLMKVLPSKKKTRSKKTGKKHTHRK; encoded by the coding sequence ATGAACTTCCCCTCCATACTATGTCCACTCTTCTTCATCTTTGCATGGACTCAAAGCACTTCAGTTTCGAGCCAGTGTCTAGACGATGAGAAGTCGTTACTCCTCCAGCTGCGAATTGGCCTCAACTTCAATCATTCATTCTCAACCAAGTTAGTCACATGGAACCAAACCAAGGACTGCTGCAAATGGTCCGGTATCCAATGCAACAACACGAACAACCGAGTCATAGGGTTGGATTTGAGCAATGAAGCAATTACTCGCGGGATAGACAATCTCAGTCCTCTTTTTCATCTCAAAAATTTGCAAACTTTAAATCTAGCATATAATCCTGTTTTAGGATATATACCATCAGCTATAGGCAACCTTTCTAGCTTGACTTACCTTAACTTGTCCCACACAAGCTTTAAGGGTCAGGTCCCTCTTGAAATATCACAGCTTTTCAATTTAGTCATACTAGATATTTCAATGCAAGTATTTCCTATGATTTCGCCACTATTTATCAAGAACCCAAATTTAGAAATGATATTCCGAAACTTGACAAATGTCAGAGAATTGTACCTGGATGGTATTGCCATTTTGGCCAAGGGGGATAAATGGGGTGAGCAAATATCGTCATCCCTCCCTCGTTTGCAAGTCTTGAGCATGGCCGGTTGCAATCTTACAGGAGGAATTCATCATTCTCTCGCGAAGTTGGGTTCTCTTTCTGTGATCAGTCTTGATTTCAACAATTTAGCAGCCCAAGTACCTGATTTTTTAGCCGGATTTACCAACCTCACGGTGCTAACGATGAATGATTGTGGGTTAACAGGAACATTTCCGAAGACAATTTTCGAGGTACCAACTCTAATAACTCTAGCTGTTCAAGCAAATCAAGACTTACAGGGAAGTTTGCCTCACTCTATTAGCAAGAAGATGAAAAATCTCGATCTCGCAGAGTGTAGCTTCCAAGGGAGTATCCCACCATCTATTGGAAGTCTCAAGGAACTTGAGTCACTGGATCTCTCCTACAACAATTTCTCTGGCACGATCCCGTCTTTTTCATCAGCAAAATATCTCAACTTTCTTGAACTTTCCAATAATTCACTCAGTGGCACGATCCCGTCATCTGTCTTTTCCAAGGATTCAGACCTGCAATTTCTAGACTTGAGTTTCAACAGCTTGGAAGGGCCAATCCCAGAATCTATTTTCCAAGTTACAGGCCTCGGCGTTTTGGATCTTGGTTGGAACAGGCTGAATGGCACATTACATCTACATGAAATTCTTCCTCTGCTTGCTAACTTAGATACACTAGAGCTGTCACATAACTATTTGACGATCGACACAGAAGGCGTCACCACAGACAACTCTTCTTTGCCCCTTTTGGGTTATCTGGGTTTGGCTTCGGGTAACTTGCATGCCGTGCCTGAATTCATAGAAAATCAACCATACTTGTGGAACATTGATCTTTCAAACAATCAGATACAAGGAAGAATTCCTAGATGGGTTTGGAAAGATAATCTCTACCAGCTGAACCTTTCTCGGAACAACTTTGTCGACCTGAAAATACCTTCATCAGCAGAATTATCCAATTTGCAAATTCTCGACCTCCATTCCAATAACCTTCAAGGGCAACTTCCATCTTTACCATCTGTGGCACCGCTACAGTATCTTGATCTTTCAAACAACAGCTTCGTTACAACAATTAACCGGGACATTGGGAATTTCCTCTCATCAGCTCAATTCATATCTCTTGCAGGAAATAATATATATGGTAGCATCCCTGAATCATTGTGCAACGCCTCAATTCTTCAGGTTCTTGACCTTTCGGACAATGACTTGAATGGGACAATACCAGTTTGTCTGATTAAGATGACTCAGTCTCTCGCGGTCCTGAACTTGAGAGGAAACGCTTTACATGGTGCCATTCCTGATGAATTCGGAGAAAATTGCACGTTAGAAACTCTTAACTTCAACATGAATGCTTTTCACGGGAAACTTCCAGGATCACTTGCAAAATGCAAAAGTTTGAAGGTTTTAGACCTTGGGAATAATCGACTCACGGACACATTTCCCTGCCATCTGAAAAGCATTTCTAGTCTGCAAGTTTTAGTTCTCAGATCGAATCAACTCCACGGAAGTGTCATCTGCCCAAGACCCAACTCATTGTGGCCATTGCTTCAAATTATCGACCTAGCCTCGAATCATTTCAGTGGGCAGCCATCAAAGCTGTTTTTTGGTAAGAGTATGATGACTACTACAAACGGCACCAATTCAAAAGCCAATTCCGTGCAGTACTATAACAGAAGCACAATTTTCCAGTACTACAGAGATGAAGTCACAGTCACTTATAAAGGTTTCGAATTTCAACTGCAGAAAATCCTTACGATCTTCACCAGCATTGACTTGTCGAGCAATGATTTTCATGGTAACCTACCAAAGGAGCTTGGAAATATGAATGCTCTTAAGGTTCTCAATCTATCTCATAATGGTCTCTCAGGCGAGATACCGCGATCTATCGGGAATTTGAGCCAGCTTGAGTCACTGGACCTCTGCTGTAACTCTCTAACAGGACACATCCCGCAACAGCTTGCAAGCTTAAGCTTCCTCGGGTACTTGAATCTGTCCTTTAACAACTTGGTAGGACAAATACCGACATCCACTCAACTTCAGTCATTTGACCCATCTTCATATGAGGGAAACCCGGGACTATACAATGCGCCAATAACACCCGCAGGAAAAATTAGACCCGGTTCATCACCGTCATCCTTAAATGGTTCACATTGGAGTCATAAGAGCGAGGTCACATGGATGCTCAGTGGTGCTGCAGTTGGTTATGCGTTAGGGATTACCGTCTTCTTTGGGCCTCTCTTATGCATCAAAAGATTGAGAGACTGGTACAATTACCATGTCGACATACTGCTTATGAAAGTACTGCCATctaaaaagaaaacaagaagcaaaaAAACTGGCAAGAAACACACACACAGAAAGTGA